The proteins below are encoded in one region of Brachyspira hampsonii:
- a CDS encoding SGNH/GDSL hydrolase family protein — protein sequence MIKNTLKIICFIAVFIILLWTSSRVLRFKNENGIYQGDSFYEQKTNSIDLLILGSSHVHYNINPAALYNKYGIAAYNFTSGSQPIWGTYHYLVEALKYQKPKLIALESYIIAASRTNVVDYQIVAATYALRWSQNRIDSLKVTAADRFDEFINPMYRYHNRYKDLKDEDFIPYANNYNHYKYFKGYSFHNKTFPVKEPNIKNIKDTLPLLKQQETYYRKILELAKTNNIPIVVIASPFPMTDDEARHFNMVGDIAKEYDVPFMNFNHYYDDYDLDFWTDYNDAGHLNYKGVEKYTSFLGKYLKDNFDLPDRKGDSNYNTWDKNALYEYNRVYDMNLRDIDNIHNYITKITNLNNYTIVINMLGEYSTNDSVVKGLYSNFNITNEMYTNNISYVIDKNKLVFSSMGETNYLYHKELNKYNDLVVENGNRIMISRSNLRKTTNGVNIIIYDNITSEVVDFFGLDYTNNKLIETIERDY from the coding sequence ATGATAAAAAACACATTAAAAATTATTTGCTTTATAGCTGTATTTATTATATTACTTTGGACTTCCAGCAGAGTATTAAGATTTAAAAATGAGAATGGTATATATCAGGGCGACAGTTTTTATGAACAGAAAACTAACAGCATAGATTTACTTATTCTTGGAAGCAGTCATGTGCATTACAATATTAATCCCGCTGCTTTATATAATAAGTACGGAATTGCCGCTTATAATTTCACATCTGGAAGTCAGCCTATATGGGGCACTTATCATTATTTAGTTGAAGCATTAAAATATCAAAAGCCAAAATTAATCGCATTAGAGTCCTATATCATAGCAGCAAGCAGAACTAATGTTGTAGATTATCAGATAGTAGCAGCTACTTATGCATTAAGATGGTCTCAAAATAGAATAGACTCTTTAAAAGTTACTGCTGCAGACAGATTTGATGAGTTTATTAATCCTATGTATAGATATCATAACAGATACAAAGATTTAAAAGATGAAGATTTTATTCCTTATGCTAATAATTATAATCATTATAAATATTTTAAAGGCTATTCTTTTCATAATAAAACATTTCCTGTTAAAGAGCCCAATATAAAAAATATAAAAGATACTCTGCCTTTACTAAAACAGCAGGAAACTTATTACAGAAAAATATTAGAGCTTGCCAAAACAAATAATATACCTATAGTAGTGATAGCTTCTCCTTTTCCTATGACTGATGATGAGGCTAGGCATTTTAATATGGTAGGAGATATTGCAAAAGAGTATGATGTTCCTTTTATGAATTTTAATCATTATTATGATGATTATGATTTAGATTTTTGGACTGATTATAATGATGCAGGGCATTTGAATTATAAGGGTGTAGAAAAATATACTTCGTTTTTAGGAAAATATTTAAAAGATAATTTTGATTTGCCAGACAGAAAAGGAGACAGCAATTATAATACTTGGGATAAAAATGCTTTATATGAATACAATAGAGTTTATGACATGAATCTTAGAGACATAGATAATATTCATAACTATATAACAAAAATAACTAATCTTAATAATTATACCATAGTAATAAATATGCTTGGAGAATACAGCACTAATGACAGCGTAGTAAAAGGTCTTTATTCTAATTTCAATATAACTAATGAAATGTATACCAATAATATTTCTTATGTTATAGATAAAAACAAATTAGTATTTTCTTCAATGGGTGAAACTAATTATCTTTATCATAAAGAACTTAATAAATACAATGATTTGGTAGTTGAAAATGGAAACAGAATAATGATAAGCAGGAGTAACTTAAGAAAAACTACTAATGGAGTTAACATAATAATATATGATAATATAACCTCTGAAGTAGTTGATTTCTTTGGTTTGGATTACACTAATAATAAATTGATTGAGACAATAGAGAGAGATTATTAA